In Jejubacter calystegiae, the following are encoded in one genomic region:
- a CDS encoding valine--tRNA ligase, translated as MEKTYNPQDIEQPLYEHWEQQGYFKPNGDKSQESFCIMIPPPNVTGSLHMGHAFQQTIMDTMIRYQRMQGKNTLWQAGSDHAGIATQMVVERKIAAEEGKTRHDYGRDAFIDKIWQWKAESGGTITRQMRRLGNSVDWERERFTMDEGLSNAVKEVFVRLWQEDLIYRGKRLVNWDPKLRTAISDLEVENRESKGSMWHIRYPLADGVKTAEGNDYLVVATTRPETLLGDTGVAVNPEDPRYKDLIGKYVMLPLVNRRIPIVGDEHADMEKGTGCVKITPAHDFNDYEVGKRHQLPMINILTLDGDIRASAQVFDTNGTESDAYCADIPAEFQNLERFAARKAVVAAIDALGLLEEVKPHDLTVPYGDRGGVVIEPMLTDQWYVRVAPLAKPAIEAVENGDIQFVPKQYENMYFSWMRDIQDWCISRQLWWGHRIPAWYDAEGNVFVGRSEEEVRQQNNIPADVALSQDEDVLDTWFSSALWTFSTLGWPEQTDALKTFHPTSVMVSGFDIIFFWIARMIMMTMHFIKDEDGKPQVPFKTVYMTGLIRDEEGQKMSKSKGNVIDPLDMVDGISLEALLEKRTGNMMQPQLAEKIRKRTEKQFPNGIETHGTDALRFTLAALASTGRDINWDMKRLEGYRNFCNKLWNASRFVLMNTEDQDCGFNGGEMTLSLADRWVLAEFNRTVKAYREALDNYRFDIAAGILYEFTWNQFCDWYLELTKPVMNGGSEAELRGTRHTLVTVLEALLRLAHPIIPFITEAIWQRVKVLKGIDADTIMLQPFPAYDAALEDDIATADTEWLKQAIVAVRNIRAEMNIAPGKPLELLLRGASADVQRRVNDNLNFLKSLARLESITLLPADDKGPVSVTKLVDGAELLIPMAGLIDKEAELARLAKEVAKVEAEIGRIESKLANEGFVARAPEAVIAKERDKLKGYAEAKAKLIEQQATIAAL; from the coding sequence ATGGAAAAGACATATAACCCGCAAGATATCGAACAGCCGCTCTACGAGCACTGGGAACAGCAGGGCTACTTTAAGCCAAACGGCGATAAGAGCCAGGAAAGCTTCTGCATCATGATCCCGCCGCCGAACGTCACCGGCAGTTTGCATATGGGTCACGCCTTCCAGCAGACCATCATGGATACCATGATCCGCTACCAGCGCATGCAGGGGAAAAATACCCTCTGGCAGGCGGGCTCTGACCATGCCGGTATCGCCACCCAGATGGTGGTTGAGCGTAAGATCGCCGCTGAAGAAGGTAAGACGCGTCACGATTATGGCCGCGATGCCTTTATCGACAAGATCTGGCAGTGGAAGGCGGAATCTGGCGGCACCATCACCCGTCAGATGCGTCGTCTGGGCAACTCTGTGGACTGGGAGCGCGAGCGCTTCACCATGGACGAAGGGCTGTCCAACGCGGTGAAAGAGGTGTTCGTTCGCCTGTGGCAGGAAGATCTGATCTATCGCGGCAAGCGCCTGGTGAACTGGGATCCGAAACTGCGTACCGCTATCTCCGACCTGGAGGTGGAAAACCGCGAATCCAAAGGCTCGATGTGGCATATCCGCTACCCGCTGGCAGACGGCGTGAAAACCGCCGAAGGTAACGATTATCTGGTGGTCGCCACCACCCGTCCGGAAACCCTGCTGGGCGATACCGGCGTGGCGGTTAACCCGGAAGATCCGCGCTACAAAGATTTGATTGGCAAATATGTGATGCTGCCGCTGGTAAACCGCCGCATCCCCATCGTCGGCGACGAACATGCCGATATGGAAAAAGGCACCGGCTGCGTGAAGATCACCCCGGCCCACGACTTTAACGACTACGAAGTCGGTAAGCGCCACCAACTGCCGATGATCAACATCCTGACCCTGGATGGCGATATCCGTGCCAGTGCCCAGGTGTTTGATACCAACGGCACTGAATCCGACGCCTATTGCGCCGATATCCCGGCCGAATTTCAGAATCTGGAGCGCTTTGCCGCACGTAAAGCCGTGGTCGCCGCCATCGACGCCCTTGGCCTGCTGGAAGAGGTCAAACCCCACGACCTGACGGTGCCTTACGGCGACCGCGGCGGCGTGGTGATTGAGCCGATGCTCACCGACCAGTGGTACGTACGCGTAGCGCCGCTGGCTAAACCGGCTATCGAGGCTGTAGAAAACGGCGATATCCAGTTTGTGCCGAAGCAGTACGAAAACATGTACTTCTCCTGGATGCGCGATATTCAGGACTGGTGTATATCCCGTCAGCTATGGTGGGGCCACCGCATTCCGGCATGGTACGACGCCGAAGGCAATGTCTTTGTCGGCCGTAGCGAAGAAGAAGTCCGTCAGCAAAACAATATCCCGGCGGATGTGGCGCTGAGCCAGGACGAAGACGTGCTGGATACCTGGTTCTCTTCCGCCCTGTGGACTTTCTCTACCCTGGGCTGGCCGGAGCAGACCGATGCTCTGAAGACCTTCCACCCCACCAGCGTGATGGTCAGTGGCTTCGACATTATCTTCTTCTGGATTGCCCGCATGATCATGATGACCATGCACTTCATCAAAGATGAGGATGGCAAACCTCAGGTGCCGTTTAAGACCGTCTACATGACCGGGCTTATCCGCGACGAAGAGGGCCAGAAGATGTCCAAGTCTAAGGGTAACGTTATCGACCCGCTGGACATGGTGGACGGCATCTCTCTGGAAGCGTTGCTGGAGAAACGCACCGGTAATATGATGCAGCCGCAGCTGGCAGAGAAAATCCGCAAGCGCACCGAGAAGCAGTTCCCCAACGGTATCGAAACCCACGGTACCGACGCCCTGCGCTTTACCCTGGCGGCGCTGGCCTCTACCGGCCGCGACATCAACTGGGATATGAAGCGCCTGGAAGGCTACCGTAACTTCTGTAATAAGCTGTGGAACGCCAGCCGTTTCGTGCTGATGAACACCGAAGATCAGGATTGCGGCTTCAACGGCGGCGAAATGACGCTGTCGCTGGCGGATCGCTGGGTACTGGCTGAATTCAACCGCACCGTGAAAGCCTACCGCGAAGCGCTGGACAACTACCGCTTCGATATCGCGGCCGGCATCCTGTATGAGTTCACCTGGAACCAGTTCTGCGACTGGTATCTGGAGCTGACCAAGCCGGTGATGAACGGCGGCAGCGAAGCCGAGCTGCGCGGCACCCGCCATACCCTGGTAACGGTACTGGAAGCGCTGCTGCGTCTGGCGCATCCGATCATTCCGTTTATTACCGAAGCTATCTGGCAGCGTGTGAAGGTCCTCAAGGGCATCGATGCCGATACCATTATGCTGCAACCGTTCCCGGCATATGACGCGGCTCTGGAAGACGATATCGCCACCGCAGATACCGAATGGCTGAAGCAGGCCATCGTCGCCGTGCGTAATATCCGTGCCGAGATGAACATCGCGCCGGGTAAACCGCTGGAACTGCTGCTGCGTGGCGCCTCTGCTGACGTTCAGCGTCGGGTGAACGACAACCTGAACTTCCTGAAGAGCCTGGCGCGTCTGGAAAGCATTACGCTGCTGCCCGCCGACGATAAAGGTCCGGTTTCCGTTACCAAACTGGTGGATGGTGCCGAACTGCTGATTCCGATGGCGGGTCTGATCGACAAAGAAGCCGAGCTGGCACGTCTGGCGAAAGAAGTGGCGAAGGTCGAAGCGGAAATTGGCCGTATTGAAAGCAAACTGGCTAACGAAGGCTTTGTGGCTCGCGCGCCGGAAGCGGTGATCGCTAAAGAGCGTGACAAGCTCAAAGGCTACGCGGAAGCAAAAGCGAAGCTGATTGAGCAGCAGGCAACTATCGCCGCGCTGTAA
- a CDS encoding GNAT family N-acetyltransferase — protein MSVATPVKLMMRPLRADDNAVIARVIRTVSAEFGLTADKGYTVSDPNLDELYALYHHPGHAFWVVELAGEIVGGGGLAPLSGGAPGICELQKMYFLPQGRGKGLAKQLALTALAFARDAGFTHCYLETTASLTRAIRLYERLGFRHIDRALGNTGHVDCEVRMLKTL, from the coding sequence ATGAGCGTTGCCACACCGGTCAAATTGATGATGCGTCCGTTGCGCGCTGACGATAACGCGGTGATTGCCCGCGTGATTCGCACCGTCTCGGCGGAATTTGGCCTGACGGCGGATAAAGGCTACACCGTCTCCGATCCAAATCTGGATGAACTCTACGCCTTGTATCATCATCCCGGGCATGCGTTCTGGGTGGTTGAGCTGGCAGGCGAAATCGTAGGTGGAGGAGGCCTGGCGCCGCTGAGCGGCGGTGCGCCTGGCATTTGTGAGCTACAAAAAATGTATTTTTTGCCCCAGGGGCGAGGCAAGGGACTGGCGAAACAGCTGGCGTTAACGGCGCTCGCTTTCGCCCGGGATGCTGGTTTCACCCACTGTTATCTGGAAACCACCGCCTCCCTGACCCGGGCAATACGCCTGTATGAGCGCCTTGGCTTCCGCCATATCGATCGGGCGTTGGGCAACACCGGACACGTTGACTGCGAAGTGCGGATGCTGAAAACGCTGTAG
- a CDS encoding topoisomerase II codes for MNWTIPVFIAWLVLVVALAALFWRRQRRGIAVAIALAGIVIALLTISARSGKPDAGSQMALEDIPVWRVIREQEPALYSQLNRRAQELEQAGESQQRIIDLLQPQFNTLMSQRLQEAPDDNVVAWMRASIEQTAQIQKVSGDACFRYQFPGVKGGIDVTQYLTPEQMQYRFEVDARMMRAARGAGRHKVSEQEREQARAALEPVVKHMQQLYGQDIALMAAPQQAQGKETLVCDMVLALWRQVLALPPEKAAAIIRLTLSMGATPSR; via the coding sequence ATGAACTGGACGATCCCTGTATTTATCGCCTGGCTGGTGCTGGTTGTTGCCCTGGCTGCGCTGTTCTGGCGTCGGCAGCGTCGGGGCATTGCGGTGGCGATAGCGCTTGCGGGTATTGTTATCGCGCTGCTGACGATTTCGGCTCGTTCAGGTAAACCCGATGCCGGATCGCAGATGGCGCTGGAAGATATTCCGGTCTGGAGAGTGATTCGGGAGCAGGAGCCGGCGCTCTACAGCCAACTGAACCGGCGGGCGCAGGAGCTGGAACAGGCCGGAGAGTCGCAGCAGCGAATTATCGATCTGCTACAGCCGCAGTTCAATACGCTTATGTCGCAGCGTTTACAGGAGGCGCCGGACGACAATGTGGTGGCGTGGATGCGCGCCAGTATTGAGCAAACGGCGCAGATTCAGAAGGTCAGCGGCGACGCCTGCTTTCGCTATCAGTTTCCGGGGGTGAAAGGTGGCATTGATGTAACGCAGTACCTGACACCTGAACAAATGCAGTACCGTTTCGAGGTCGATGCCCGAATGATGCGGGCCGCCAGGGGAGCGGGGCGGCATAAGGTTAGCGAACAGGAGCGCGAACAGGCACGCGCTGCGCTGGAGCCGGTCGTTAAGCACATGCAGCAACTGTACGGTCAGGATATTGCGCTGATGGCGGCGCCACAGCAGGCTCAGGGTAAAGAGACGCTGGTGTGCGATATGGTGCTGGCACTCTGGCGTCAGGTACTGGCGCTACCGCCAGAGAAGGCTGCGGCTATTATTCGTCTGACGCTATCAATGGGAGCAACGCCGTCGCGCTGA
- the miaE gene encoding tRNA isopentenyl-2-thiomethyl-A-37 hydroxylase MiaE, with translation MVDPQLIAPVLDFLPCRTPQAWIDRARDPANLPLLLTDHMICELKAAQTAMLLIRKYVADKRGAEALLAWLEPYEAFTFRDGPEPDFVALHRRIGKSEMPHTDDPWGRALIDSMVLLIKEELHHFWQVREVMLAREIPYVKVSASRYARGLLKGLRTWEPATLVDKLICGAYIEARSCERFAALAPYLDDDLGKFYLSLLRSEARHYQDYLALARLIAPQDIDARVRDFGELEAQLILDPDDEFRFHSGVPL, from the coding sequence ATGGTTGACCCACAACTTATCGCGCCGGTGCTCGACTTCTTGCCGTGCCGGACGCCACAGGCCTGGATCGATCGGGCGCGAGATCCGGCTAACCTGCCGTTACTGCTCACCGACCATATGATTTGCGAGCTGAAAGCGGCCCAGACCGCGATGTTGCTGATCCGCAAATACGTAGCGGATAAGCGCGGCGCAGAAGCGTTGCTCGCCTGGCTGGAACCCTATGAAGCCTTCACTTTTCGCGACGGACCGGAGCCGGACTTTGTAGCGCTGCACCGGCGTATTGGTAAAAGTGAGATGCCCCACACTGACGATCCCTGGGGCCGCGCGCTTATCGACAGCATGGTGTTACTCATCAAAGAGGAGCTACACCACTTCTGGCAGGTGCGTGAAGTGATGCTCGCCCGCGAGATTCCCTACGTGAAAGTCAGCGCCAGCCGCTATGCCCGCGGTCTGCTGAAAGGACTGCGCACCTGGGAACCGGCGACCCTGGTCGATAAGCTGATTTGCGGCGCCTATATCGAGGCGCGCTCCTGCGAGCGTTTTGCCGCTCTGGCACCGTATCTGGATGACGATTTGGGTAAGTTTTACCTGTCGCTGCTGCGCTCGGAAGCGCGCCATTACCAGGATTATCTGGCGCTGGCTCGTCTGATCGCGCCCCAGGATATCGACGCCAGGGTGCGTGATTTTGGCGAGCTGGAAGCGCAACTGATTCTGGATCCTGACGACGAGTTTCGCTTTCACAGCGGTGTTCCGCTGTAA
- the rraB gene encoding ribonuclease E inhibitor RraB, which produces MANPELLEEQREETRLIIEELLEDGSDPDALYTIEHHLSADDFETLEKAAVEIFKLGYEVTDPEELEVEEGDTVICCDALSECALNAELIDAQVEQLMTLAEKFGVEYDGWGTYFEDPNGEPDGDGGDYIDEDDDGVRH; this is translated from the coding sequence ATGGCAAACCCGGAACTACTGGAAGAACAGCGCGAAGAGACGCGGCTGATTATTGAAGAACTCCTTGAGGATGGCAGCGATCCGGATGCGCTGTACACCATTGAGCATCACCTCTCGGCGGATGACTTTGAAACTCTGGAAAAGGCGGCCGTTGAGATCTTCAAACTGGGCTATGAAGTGACCGATCCTGAAGAGCTGGAAGTGGAAGAGGGCGATACCGTCATCTGCTGCGATGCGCTGAGCGAATGCGCGCTCAATGCCGAGCTTATCGATGCCCAGGTGGAGCAACTGATGACGCTGGCTGAAAAGTTCGGCGTGGAGTATGACGGCTGGGGCACCTATTTCGAAGATCCGAACGGCGAGCCGGATGGCGACGGCGGCGACTATATTGATGAGGATGATGACGGCGTACGCCATTAA
- the argF gene encoding ornithine carbamoyltransferase — protein sequence MTFYKKNFLRLLDFSSTEIDELVTLAAQLKGAKKQATEIQHLKGKNIALIFEKDSTRTRCSFEVAAYDQGARVTYLGPSGSQIGNKESIKDTARVLGRMYDGIQYRGYGQGVVETLAQYAGVPVWNGLTDEFHPTQLLADLLTMQEHLPEKRFNQMSMAYLGDARNNMGNSMMEAAALTGLDLRLVAPKACWPEEKLVQECQALASQTGGSITLTEDIGAGVNGVDFIYTDVWVSMGEPKEKWAERIALLKPYQVNGEVLMLSGNPQVKFLHCLPAFHDDQTVVGQQMAQEFGLHGGMEVTDEVFESEHSIVFDQAENRLHTIKAVMVATLSQQ from the coding sequence ATGACCTTTTATAAGAAGAATTTCCTTAGATTACTTGATTTTAGTTCAACAGAAATCGATGAACTCGTCACTCTTGCCGCCCAACTAAAAGGTGCAAAAAAACAGGCAACCGAAATTCAGCATCTTAAAGGCAAAAATATCGCGCTCATCTTCGAAAAAGACTCGACCCGTACCCGATGCTCTTTCGAAGTTGCCGCATATGATCAGGGCGCCCGCGTAACCTATCTGGGCCCGAGCGGCAGCCAGATCGGCAATAAGGAGTCCATTAAAGATACCGCCCGGGTGCTGGGCCGTATGTACGATGGCATTCAGTATCGCGGCTACGGACAGGGCGTCGTTGAAACTCTTGCACAATATGCAGGCGTGCCAGTGTGGAACGGTCTGACCGACGAATTTCATCCCACCCAGTTGCTGGCAGATCTGCTTACCATGCAGGAGCACCTGCCGGAGAAGCGCTTTAACCAGATGTCGATGGCCTATCTGGGCGACGCCCGCAACAATATGGGTAACTCCATGATGGAAGCGGCGGCGTTAACGGGTCTGGATCTGCGCCTGGTGGCGCCCAAAGCCTGCTGGCCGGAGGAAAAACTGGTTCAGGAGTGCCAGGCGCTGGCAAGTCAGACCGGCGGCAGTATTACGCTGACGGAAGATATCGGCGCTGGCGTTAACGGCGTGGACTTTATCTATACCGATGTCTGGGTCTCTATGGGCGAGCCGAAAGAGAAGTGGGCGGAACGTATCGCGCTACTGAAACCGTACCAGGTAAACGGAGAAGTGCTGATGCTGTCCGGCAATCCGCAGGTCAAATTCCTGCACTGTCTGCCCGCATTCCACGACGATCAAACCGTGGTCGGCCAGCAGATGGCCCAGGAGTTCGGGCTGCACGGCGGTATGGAGGTGACCGATGAAGTGTTCGAATCCGAGCACAGCATCGTCTTCGATCAGGCGGAAAACCGTCTGCATACCATTAAGGCCGTAATGGTCGCCACGCTGTCACAGCAGTAG
- a CDS encoding YhcH/YjgK/YiaL family protein, translating into MIVGNIDTPMPWLPAPLRQAIDEIRQRVTDQTPTGRHDIDGDRLFFLVSEDMTEKREARRAEFHQRYLDIQILFHGREGMVFSSQPAGKPEVDWLAVKDIAFLPEGSQEKMVILEEGDFVVFWPGEVHKPLCAVGEPARVRKVVVKMLVE; encoded by the coding sequence ATGATTGTTGGCAATATTGATACTCCGATGCCCTGGCTGCCAGCGCCGCTGCGCCAGGCGATTGATGAAATCAGGCAGCGGGTGACTGACCAGACGCCCACCGGCCGACACGATATCGACGGCGATCGGCTGTTCTTTTTGGTTTCTGAAGATATGACCGAAAAAAGAGAGGCGCGTCGGGCAGAGTTTCATCAGCGCTATCTGGATATCCAGATCCTCTTTCACGGACGTGAAGGCATGGTGTTCAGCAGCCAGCCCGCAGGTAAACCGGAGGTTGACTGGCTGGCGGTCAAAGATATCGCCTTCCTTCCCGAAGGTAGCCAGGAAAAAATGGTGATACTGGAAGAGGGGGATTTTGTGGTGTTCTGGCCAGGAGAGGTGCATAAGCCGCTGTGCGCGGTGGGCGAGCCGGCGCGTGTGCGTAAGGTGGTGGTGAAGATGCTGGTGGAATAA